The genomic interval CCTGATGTGAACAGTCATGAGCATCGACTTTATTTGATGAATCTGCAGAAAAATACGATTTTAAATCTGCCATGAAATTCTGCCATTCAACCACACTCCATTCAGATTGTTAATAACTCAGACTGTGACCTTTAAGGCTCTCAAAAACTTTGATTGAGCCAAATCCGGGAGTCTCTGATCTGAAGATCCTGTCCACAGAAAGTCTGTTGACTCCACTTAGTGGATAGAAACACCTCACTGTCAACCTGTTCAAGAATCAGACATTTCTTAATCAACACtcttgaatatttttgttttagctcCTGGTTGCAGTTCAAACAGACAGCCTGGGACTACCAGGTTATAAAGGGTTCAGATCTATGGATGGTTTGTGATGTTCTCCTTACTTGAACTGAGATTCCCTGGAGATGAAGTTTGGTCCGTCCACAATCAGCTGTCTGTCATGGAGGATCTCGTTCTCATAGACCATGTACGACTCCCCAACCTGTTAAACTCTCTTCAGTTACAAAACTTACTATACCTTTACATTCACACATCTGGATATTCAGTATCTAAACTCTATCTGGAGCTTAATCTATTTACCTGGCCCTCCGCTTGTTCAGATACCCACAATGTACATTTgcaaatttcccacaagtgggataaataaagtgtaTCTTATAATGTTAGTTGTTGCCCTTTCATGACACCTACCCAATAACTTTTCTAATGAACTGATTGCTAACTCTACTAAACATCAGAGAAAAACCTAAAAAAGGAttcagtttaccatcttctacAACTGAGAAAACCAATAATTACATTTCAGACGATGGAACCAGTGAAATTTTGGTATGTTTGCTCAATTAAAGACCAATGATCAAAATTATTTCCAATTAATCGGCAACTTATTTCGGCCCTGTTCCTGCACTACGATGTTCCTGGCAACAAACCCAAGTTTCTACCTTTCCCCTCAGAGTCATACCATGGCTCTGGTCCCACAGGAGTCCACCTTGAACTCAAACAGGACTCTTGATCCGTCAACCTGTTTAGGTTCACAGGTGGGGTCCAGCAGACTGGTTCTTTCAGGCTGCACCATGGGCCAGGTGGATGTAAGAGTTGTTACCACTGTCATGGTCCCGTCTGCAGAACAGACTGAAACCACAGACGGTCAATGTTAGAGCTGTACCCGTCCAGACCAATCATGACTGTCAAGAGTGGGTAGATGAGTTTGCCCATTAATTTTGTCTGAACTTGGTGTTGAGTCTGTTTAATCTCAGCACCAATCCTCATTCAtgttcagatttaattttactgcttttctcAAAACCATTTGAGGCCTCTTGGGACAAGTGAGGATCATACAAATTCCCTTGTGAAATTCAGGCTCATTTTTAGGTTAAAATACAGCTTCTTCAGCTTCAGGGTAGGAGTGCATATTACCCATCATATCCTCTGTTTTGAAGAGGCAGCGTTTGGAGGTGGACGTCTGGACCTCCAGTGTTTTGGAGTCTCTCAGAAGAAGCTTAAATGTTCCATAAAAGTTTGCCAGGTTGATGCcctaggggaaaaaaaaaaaaaaacagggctcAAATATGGTTTGTGAGCAAGCACACCAAGTATCTCCAGATACTTTAACAGATTTGTGACATTGACTGAATCATGTCAAAAGGTGGACTGCCTTCTTTTGTTGCAGCTGCAACTTTCACCCACCTTCAAATCCCAAAATTTCCTCCTGAGACTTTTGGCACCGTTAGAAACTCAGGTAGTGTTTTCAGTAATGTAGTGGGCTGTCATGTGTTGTGGTCTCTTACTTCATATGTGTACCCAATGGAGAACACAGGGACTTCCAGGGTGGTTTTGTGGGCATCGTTGTGGAGGTGGTACCCTCTCTGGGCTGCCAGCTGTGATGTCAGAGGCTCATGGTTGACACCCACCTCCCAGAGACTCTTGGCTCGAGGCGGTCGAACCACACTGAAGGCGATTCCTCCATCAGAACACTGAGCTGTGATCTCTGGAGGGACTTAAAAGGAGAGTCTACATTTAGAACTAAGTCAGTGatagttttacatgttttagtgGTTACTATAGTGGGAAACGATGTACTTACATGCATCGAACACTTGTGCTGTGATGGATGTGTGGTGGTGGTAGGAGTCTCTCTGGGGCATTATTGTTAAAGTGAAGTTTATATCTATGGAGTACTGCACTACACCTCCACCCAAGTACTGTAGGAAAACACAGGTAGCAACAGAATGGACttgaaataacatttatattCCAAGTTTGTGAGATGACCCTGTGTCTGTCACGTCTCATTTTGTATGGTTAGTAACAGGAGgtattaaatgtcaaaataataaatcagcATAATTTGTCCACCAGTAGTTTCAGAACTAGATAAACAcaaagtgacattaaaaaaaccCATCTGATAATCCATTTATGCTGCAGGAATGAAAACCTAACCCATTCTTCTGTGGGACAAAGCTCTGAGCTCTGCTCAGGAGCTGGTATCAAATCTAAGTTCGGGTACTTAGGTAAGGGATTTGCAGCACCAGTGCTGTCGATCCTGATTGGTCAAGCAGCATTAAAACATGGATGGAAACAATAACCACCACTAACAAAAACAGGCCCAAAGGAGGTGATCCTGATTCTAGTCCTCACCATCCAGTGGACAACGTTGTCTTCAAAGGGCAGCTGGAGCTTGTAGGCTCGGCTGCCGTTAGCATGAACCACAGGACTGATGCTGATGCCTCCTTTTATGCTCTCTGCTATCATCAACTGCTTTCTGTTGATCCACACTTCTTCTAAAATGACATCAGCAGGAATGTTTCCCAGGTAGATGCTGAACACCTGGTCATCACTGATGGTCTCTACGGGAAGAAACAAGTCAGACGAACTAATTTCCAGACATAATTAAGGAGTCTGATGCAGAACAATGGCAGATaagacattcatttattttcaattattattttactttttaaaattgattttattATGCATCTATTTATCTTTAAAATTTGTTGATCAGCACAAAAAAGTGTCTTCAGTTtctaaaattattatttcttcagTCTGACTAATTGTCCAAAACCAGAAAGATTCAGTTTAGAGTTTATATTAACACAGAAAACTAGTAACTCCTCAGTCTGAAGAGTGAagaaccagagaatgtttggAGGATTGAGTTTGTTAAATGACTAAAGACAGAGTTGTTAGAGAAAGGTCATGGAGGCACAAGGATATGACAGGTCTTTCATTATGCCTTCACAACAGATGCAGATCAGAACACTGCAGATGTGGATTTATTCAATTTCAGTGTGTTCATTGAAGCAGCCTGAGGCCTTTAATTCTGTAAACTGGGAGACTTACGGTCGAGGCTGAAGGGTGGACGGCAGAGCAGCGGTGTGTCGAGCTCTCTGAGCATTCGGTGTCTGGTGTCAATGCTGCTGCCGTCTTCgtacagcagagagaagatgtGTTCGTACAGCACGAAGATCATGTACCTCTCCTTGTACATGTTGTTCACCACTAAACTctacagagaagaagaaattacGTTTGTATGCAGAATCTGCCGTTGGTCCACATCGGATTCTATACAGGGACTTCTGTCCTCATGGTTGTCAGCCGTGATCAAACTAAATTTGTTTGTCAAAACCTCATTCCTGTCTGAAGTTTGGACGGGCCTGACTATACCTTCCAGTAGCCGCCCTCTGCCCCAAAAGGAACCCCGATCTGGACTAATCTTCCTTGCTGGACCAGACTGAAACCTCTGGTGGTGGCAGTGGGTTCATCCAGCAGgacaccctccacccccacacCAAGGCTCCGACTTTCAAACGTCGCTACTCTCTCGACCAGAGGGGTCATGACCCAGGGGATGTCCCAGAGCAGCCAGGCACCATCAAAAGAACCTGAATCTGAGGAAGAATAAAGACACATCGTCAGCACTGTTTATTGTTTGGACAGAAACcatcttcctgtgtctgtggagGAGAACCTACTGACTGTGCAGGCCATGGACATGTCGATCATTACCACTGTTAGCTTCTTCTTAAAGAACAAAGAGATCTGTATGACCTCCACAGGGATGCCATCCACCTGATGACAAATAAAATTTTATAAAAAGGATTACCTTGGTGTACCTCAAGTACCAGTTTGACTATTATGACACGCATAAGAATGCCATACAGCATATCCAGGGAAATGAAATGTTCCCAGTGCAACATAGGACATTAAGGGCGAGGGTAAAACAATAGATACAGCATCTCACAAAAGTGAGTACACCCCTCAAGTCATCAACTATTTTATTATATCTTCTCAAGGGACAATACAATATAAATGATACTTTAAAGTAGTCAGTGTACAGTTTGTATAGCAGTATAGATTTACTGTCCTCTGAAAATAACTCAACACACAACCATTACTGTCTAAATAGCTGGCAACACAAGTGAGTACACCCCTAGTCATACCTGTACATGTTGTTCAAATATGCAAAGCCACCTGGCCTATTCACTACAATTCTCTCATACTGGCCACTGGATGTTCAACACGGCAACTCATGGGAAAGAACTCTGAGGATGTGAGAAACAGAATTGTTGCTCTCCATGAAGATGGCCTAGGCTATAAGAAGATTGGTAAAACCCTGAAACTGAGCTACAGCACGGTGGTCATGGTCATACAGCGATTGTCCAAGATGGCTTTCACTTGGAACAGGCCTCACCAGGGTCGACCTAAGATTTTGAGTCCTTGTGTTCTGCGTCATATCCAGAAgttagctttaaaaaaaaaaaaaaaaaaaaaaaaaaaaaaaaacacgagtGCTGCCAGCATTGCTGCAGAGGTTGAAGAAGCAAGAGATTGACCTGTCAGTGCTCAGACCATACGCCGCACACTGTATCAAGTCGGTCAGCATGGCCATCACCCCAGAAGGAAGCCTCTTCTGAAGCTGGCTCACAAGAAAGCCTGCAAACAGTTTGCTGAAGACAAACAGTCCAAGAGCATCAATTACTGGAACCATGTCCTGTGGTCCTGACCAGACTAAGATAAACTTGTTTGGCTCAGATGGTGTCCAGCATGTGTGGTGGCACCCTGGTGAAGAGTACCAAGATAACTGTCTTGTCTGCGTTTCATTGAGGGAAATGTGAATTCCAACATGTATTGTGATATTCTGAAGCAGAGCATGAGCCCCTCCCTTCAGAAACTGGGCTGCAAGGCAGTTTTCCAACATGATAACAACACCAAACACACCTCCAAGATGACAGCTGCCATGCTGAGGAAGCTGAAGGTGATGGAGTGGCCAAGTATGtctccagacctgaacccaACTCAGCTCCTGTGGGGCATCCTGAAGCAGAGGGTAGAGGAGCGCTAGGTGTCTAACATCCACCAGCTCCGTGATGTCATCATGGAGAAGTGGAAGAAGATTCCAGTAACAACCTGTGCAGCTCTGGTGAAGTCCATGCCCAGAAGGATTAAGGCAGTGTTAGATAACAATGGTGCTCACACAAAATATTGACACTTTGGGCACAATTTAGACATGTTCACTGTGAGGTGTACTCACTTGTGTTGCCAGCTATTTAGACAATAAATAAGTAAATCTATACTGCTATACAAGCTGTACACTGAAAAAAGTATCAAAGTTTCATGTCTATAGTATTGTCCCTTGAGAAGATATAATAAAATGATTGCTGAAATGTGAGGGGTGTACTCACttgctacaaaaaaaaaaaaaaaaaaatctcacaatCTCAAGGGTAAGTGAGGGCACTCATAGCAACAACTTGGGTCATTAACAGCTGGCTCAAGCTGTAAGATGTTTGTTGTAAATATtacttctaaaaaaaaaacacttgcatACTCCAGAACATTTAGTCTCCTCTGTCAAACGAATATGACAGCAGATTAATCCACGTCGAGTCTTGAAAGACTTGTGGACTTAAGGTGACATTCATGGAAAGTCTGAAAGTACCAAGAACTGTCCCAATCGTCCATAAAGAGGCTCAAGTAGACTTTCTGTGGACTCCCAGAGTCTGAAGACTCTTATTTTCTGAAAACTGAGGTTAACATTTCATTCACTGATCGCTGACTGGTGTCTGTGAACATGGTTACCCACCGTTATCACCTGGGCGTGCGACTGTTTGTATGAGGATCGAAGCACCACCCTCTGGGCGGTGGTGGTCAGGCTGTAGCCCCGGTTCTGGGCCTCACTGATGGACATGGAGGAAACTTGTCCGTCACTCTGCAGGAACATCAGCTGCCAGACTGAACTTGCCGTCCTCTTGGCCTGAACACCACCGACCAAATGCACCAAAAAACTACTCACTACTACTCAGACTCCAGTCTGGGTCTTATTTTGGTAGTTTAGCACATTGTCAAAGTGTCTGATACAGGTGAGTCTTCAGAGGCCATTATACAAAATGCAAAATTTGACtagtctgagcagcagagacatAGAACATCTGGgcaaatattgatattttactgtgaaaaccTCACCGTGAGCTTTAAAATAAGTGCTCCTATCCACAAAGATCATTAATGTTCATATTACCTGAGAGAGGGCAGCTTGCCACACCTGTCCACTCTCCCCCCACTGACCTCCACATGAAGACTCTCTATCCACGTTCACCTGGGCGACACCATGATACCAGATTTACACCATCACTGACAATCAGATTTCAGACTCGACCTCCCAGGGGGAGTAGGTGTTCTGACCTCCATGTAGTCCTCCTCACAGATGATCTCTCTGTGAGTCCAGATCAGACCAGAACAGACTTCAGAGACCAGGTGGCTGAGCCACCCACCACTGCCGTCACTCACTATCACATTAAATCTGAAGGTGAACACCTCGTCGttctggaaaaaacaaacacaaaaccttAGAGAAGCTGCGGCCATTTTGGAAAATCAGACATAGTGGAGCTCCCCAGCTGTGGGTGAAGTTACCTGACTGTGGGTGAAGTGAGGTTACCTGGCTTTGGGTGAAGCAGGAGTAGTATGAAGCTCTGAAGGTGGTGAAGCCGTCCCTCTTGAAGGTGCTGATGGTGTAACCACAGTGTGAGGCGAGCTGCTCGCTGATTGAGTGAACACCATTTCCATCTATGTCAGGACATTACACATAGACAGACAAACCGtgagagacagactgaagtTTGTAAAGAGTCAGTTTTTCCTGAGTGAACATGAACTCACCTACAGCCTCGAAGCGAGGCATCTGTACCGAGGTCACCTGGATCCACAAGTAACGGTCCCGACACTCTGACTGAACAACAGTTTGCTTGAATCCTGAAAAGACAGAGTCTGAACTATGTCTACTGCAAGTATTTAGTCTAAAAAACAAGGTTAATGGTCATAAAGGCACTGCAGCAGCTTGTTCAACAGAtttctgtaaacactgtaaataaacCAGTTAAACCAATTtaccttcagctgctgtttgttctgtgaaCTGACAGCAGATAAAGATGAGTCTAGAACAAAAAAGAAGTGAGGTTCAGTTTTTACCTGTCCAggtgaagtgtttgttttacctgTCCAGTAGAGGTAAACTGAACTCACCCGATGATGAAAGCAGCAGTTTTCATGTtcaagcagaaacagaaaactgaactgtgtctctgtgtctgtggaggGAGATTTCCCCTCTGCAGCCAGGTGAGCTAATCACCTTGTCGTCATGGTAACAGAGGGGACAGTCCCAGCTGAAGGTGATTGAGTCTGATTACAGGTGGAGCTTCAAACCAAACTGGTCCCTGAGGTAGAAAAAGGGAACTGATTAATTTaccaacaggaaatgacatgagctgtcaatcaaactgactctgttaataaaaaattttttcacaaaaatctggatgttttctttttacaatgTGAACACCTGACcagctgagtgtgtttttacagtgtaaacacCTGGCTAACACCTGTCCGCCTTCTCTTTTAGGTCCAGTTAAAGCTCCTCTTCTTGGTTCTGGTTTCCACACTAGTGTTGGTAAAGAGTCCAGAGCCCAGACCCTGCAGAGTGGTGAGTACCTTCATCttctttatcatcatcatcatcacagatcTCGTTTATTTGACATTAAACCTCATTAAAGACACATTCTCTGGTGATGTCACAGCTCCCCAGATCTCCCAGGTCAGAACCAGTTTGTACTGGTCACATGCTGCTGACACTGGACCAACATCTTTACACATcaagtgatgaaaataacaaGACATAAAACTAtgttattaaaataaacagtgataaCCAGGTGTGCCTGTCTCCTCAGGAAAGCGTCAGATCCAGCAGTTGGGCAGTCAGCTGCAGTTGAACCAGCACTGTTTGGACACAGCCTTCAACTTCTTCAAGATGGTCGTCAGTAAACACCTCACCCGAGGACGTAAGACGGAGCACGTCATTGCAGCATGTCTCTACCTGGTGTGTCGCACTGAAGGGACCCCACGTATCCTAGCAActgatcagctgtgtgtgatttaaTCTTTGTTTGAAGCAGGTTTTAGTCGAATGTTTAATGTCTATCTGGACCTCTGAGACTCTGCTGGTCTTCCTAAACTGTGTCTCAGACATGCTGCTGGACCTGAGTGACCTGCTGCAGGTATGACTGACCTCAGACCAGCTCAGACATGCTCTTACAGTAGATTCTCAGTAGAGTTTTACCCTGTTGTTTCCTGTGTCCAGGTCAACGTTTACATCCTGGGAAAGACATTCCTGCTGTTGGCTCGTGAGCTCTGCATCAACGCTCCCGCCATTGGTGAGAACTTTATTCTCTAAATAAATTGTCACTAAAGGTGAGATCTTTTATCTGAGGCCAAGCAGGAAGTTAAATCTTCACATTTCTGGTGCTTCATCATTTCACATGATGGAAAAATTTTGTCTTGCTTCTGTCAAAGATGACCAATGAAATCTTTTTGATGACCTTAAGAAGATCAAAACAACAGCACCACTGACCACGTCCATGTCTTAGTGAATTATTTCAGTAACCAGAAGTTTAATGTCCCTGTGAACAAACAGCACGCTGATCCAAACTCAAATTCATCATCCACACATCCTCTGAACCCAGAACTTTGATAGAGCTCAGACCATCACTACTGGCCACTGaaaactaacaaaaacaaaaagacgaTAGTTTTACCTCAGAGTTGGAGTCAGTTGTTTCTGAAATTTCTTCTCATAACCGTTTCACATATTTGATATCACAGTTCAACCTGGTGTTCATTGACTTCaaatatgaacaaatgaatgGAAATCCTCCATCAGGAGCTGCAAGGACAAAGTTACAGAACCACATTGACCATCAATTACTCCGTTATCTAAGAGACCATCATGGTTTAAAGGATTAAGCAGTAAAATGTGGCTCCTTAGTAACATCTAGTGGCAGCTGCAGGAAACTACATCAGATATTTCAGGACTTGAAAAACAGCAACGGGTTTAGCTTCTGTAACTTCAGCTTTAATGTTCAGTTCAATTTTTCTTTAACAAGCAGTGACACACCATGCAGCCAATCAGCTTCCACCACCACTGCAACAGTCCAATCAGCTTCCAGTTCTAATACCACAGTCCAATCAGCTTCACTTCATGCTCATTCCTCCTCTATCAGAATCAGAGTTCCTATCTCTAACATCATTCCTGTGCTTATTGATCAATAAAAGGCTTTGAGTCCATCTGTTAGATTCTTGTTCAACAGTAGAAGACCAGTTCAGGGATCTGCCCCCCCTGCACACCGGTCCCATTGGTACTGTCCGATGAACACTGGAACTGGAAGGTCACTTTCCCACACTGCACCTCGGTCATCCCCTCCTGTCCAAAGTAACTCAGCTCGTTTCCATCCAGGATGGCACTGACAGTATAGAAGGTGTCCTGTTCCACCTGTACTGGATGTTCGAACCACACAGGGAAGGTGCTGCTCGACCCATCTGACAGGAACTGGGTGAAGTTCTGGGCCAGAACAGTTCCCTGCCTCTTCAGTTCGATCTTCACGCTGTACTCTGCCTTCCCGCTGCTCGACCCGTACAGACCAAGACCAGCCATGAAGATCCTCCGGTCCACTGCGAACTGGATGCTGTCGCAGCGCCCCCTGTAGCGCCACTGGTTACTGCGGTAGGCTGAGGATTGGAAGCGGTGGCACCTCTGTGGAACTAGGCCGGCCCGCTTCCCCAGAGAGAAGTCCACTCTAGGTTTGTTGGTGGCTGTGAACCACAGGAAGACATCACAAGTCTCTTTCAGTGTCAGGACGTCCGACTGTGCTGTCCCATCTGCAAACTCCTGCAGCGTCATGGAGGGGATCCGGACCAGGTACAGAGTCTTACCCAGCACTGCCCGCTGGTTCATGGGGGTCACTGCCAGGCCCTGCCTCCTACATTCAGCCGCTGCCCAGCTCAGTACGGCCTGGAAGACCACAACCTCACGGATGTTGAGTGTTTCTCTCTGGAGAATGATCTCTAACGTGGGCAGGTCAATCTCACAGAAACCTTCAGATCGTAGAGCGAGCTCGGCCTGCGCATCGATCACCTCCCAGCAGCGCTGTGTCAGCTCCGGCTCCTCAAACAGCCGACTCTGAGACAGCAAGACGCAAGCATTCTTCGCCTCCAGACTCGTCTCCAGGAAGGCGACGCACGCCTTCGCCAGAGCAGGAACGATGTACTTCTTTGCAGCATAGAGGGTAGCAAGCACAGTGTCGGCCTCCAGCTCGATCTCATCACTATACATGTACCTAagacagagcacagagcaggaTCAGGACCTGTGTCATGGACCTGAGACCATCATCGTTAGACTGGTGTGAGGTCTGCTGTACTGAATTTTTGGAATTTTAACACAGAGTAAAGACATTCAAATTACTTTGATGAAAACTGGGAACTTTGTTACAGACATTTGAACTCTGGTGTCGAATAGTTCAGCCTCTTTTTGACCTGTTCCAGAATGTCCCTCATAGAGCACTGAAATCCCACAAGAATCAGTGGAGCCCTCTGTAGGACACTTGAGCCCTGGAACTCCCTCATGGACCACTAAGACTCCTACACTAATCTCTGGACCTTCCTTGAGGACTCTGAGATTCCTTAAGGCCTCCTGGGGGGCAGCTGTCACTCCAAGCAGGTTACATGTTAATCGTAAAGTTGGTGGTTCAATCCCAGAACCCTTTGTCCACGTAGCAAAGTATCCTTaagcaaaacaaactaaaattaatgtattttaagtCAATAATAGTCAAGGGTCCTCAAGTACCTGAAAGGTCCCCATTGCCCCTCAAGGCCCCTCTAATGCCACGTACACACCAGGAAGTGGTCTACTGAAGGTCATTAGCATAGTGACTATTCTCAGGCTGCTGAGCTACTGTAGCTGGAGAGCTAACCGCTAATACCCTAACTAGCCAACAACACACTATGTTAGCACCACTGAGTCACAACAGCCCTTGTGGACATGTGATTCAAGTCCAAAATGACTTGTTTGGTTTGGGACTCTGGTCTTGACTCTGCTCTCCAGACCAGACTCACTTTAACAGGATGAGGAAAGCAGCCGGCTCCACGTCAGGGATGTGAATCTCAGATTGTCCCTCAGCCAAATCTCCATAAAACATGGCTCCAAACACCGAGCTGCCCACCGCCAGGACGTACTACAACAAAAACAGGGAACCAATCAGAAACAGTCTGAGCCAGACACGACACAGAGGTCTGAGGACAACATAAGATGACAACACGTCAGGACACACCTCATGGCCTACTGCTGTGCTCCTGCCacaacacaataaacacacagttgaGTTCAGGTGAGTCCAGGTATAATCTAAACCAGGTACCTTATGAGCAGGAACTCTCTGAGTTTCTCCTGGAGGACCAACAATGAAGTGAACATCAGCCATCTGCTCGTTGTTGAACATCACAGCATTCCTGCAGGGATACacaagaacaaataaacaacaacactgtggtTAGGAACAGGAAGGACCACTCacatttatcttttaaaataaaacttcatcACATTCACAACACTGGAATCAAGAACAATCTTAAACATATCAGGCTGTGTTTTCTGGTCAGGGTTTTTCCAAACCTTCAATTTCACTTGGCCGACAGGAGATTCATCCACATGAGGCAGCACAAAGGTTAAAGGTCGTTCAGTCCCCAAACCAAGCTCTCAACTAAAATGTGATCATGTAATTTATCACCATAAACAggtgatacacacacagtgaactgaAACAATGACTCAGGACGACCCAAAACAACAAGAATTCATCTCCTCAGACTGACGACTAACCTGAGGGGAATGTTTACTAAACCTGCATCATTACGACTGTGAAGGAAAATCACAGCTCACACAGTTCACTACAGTGAGAACTGGATCACCACAGGAGCTACAGAGGACCGAGCAGATAACTGctgtcacactgacagaaactACTTTAAAAGACTTTGATCAGACGTCTGAGACACATCTGTTTCTGGACCAACGACACACTGTGCTGTTAGAACCTCTACCTGTTAACGTCACTACCTGTCGTCCTGTCGTCCAATCAGCAGACAGTACTCACCTCTCCCTCAGGGTGGGGTGTGCTGCCTGCCagctgtctccctcctctccgACGTTATTGCTGCTGTTCGGCTGCTCGGCGTCTCTCTCGTAGATGTGTTCGGACGCCGGTTCCGGTTCGCTCAGTTGGATGAAActcttcttcacctccacctccacctcgtTTCTGTGGGGGAGGCTGGTGGAGAACAGTTCAGCCGccatctcctcctgctcctcctgctaCTTACAGGGCGAGCAGCCAGGTGGTGACCTCACAGCATGATGACAGCTTCCTGTCAGAGATGAGGATTATAATCCAGAttatcagagagcagctgacGACCGTTTTCATCGGCagattatttattgattaatcattcaGAG from Lates calcarifer isolate ASB-BC8 linkage group LG7_1, TLL_Latcal_v3, whole genome shotgun sequence carries:
- the LOC108890048 gene encoding uncharacterized protein LOC108890048 isoform X2, translating into MKTAAFIIGLIFICCQFTEQTAAEGFKQTVVQSECRDRYLWIQVTSVQMPRFEAVDGNGVHSISEQLASHCGYTISTFKRDGFTTFRASYYSCFTQSQNDEVFTFRFNVIVSDGSGGWLSHLVSEVCSGLIWTHREIICEEDYMEVNVDRESSCGGQWGESGQVWQAALSQSDGQVSSMSISEAQNRGYSLTTTAQRVVLRSSYKQSHAQVITVDGIPVEVIQISLFFKKKLTVVMIDMSMACTVNSGSFDGAWLLWDIPWVMTPLVERVATFESRSLGVGVEGVLLDEPTATTRGFSLVQQGRLVQIGVPFGAEGGYWKSLVVNNMYKERYMIFVLYEHIFSLLYEDGSSIDTRHRMLRELDTPLLCRPPFSLDQTISDDQVFSIYLGNIPADVILEEVWINRKQLMIAESIKGGISISPVVHANGSRAYKLQLPFEDNVVHWMYLGGGVVQYSIDINFTLTIMPQRDSYHHHTSITAQVFDAFPPEITAQCSDGGIAFSVVRPPRAKSLWEVGVNHEPLTSQLAAQRGYHLHNDAHKTTLEVPVFSIGYTYEGINLANFYGTFKLLLRDSKTLEVQTSTSKRCLFKTEDMMVCSADGTMTVVTTLTSTWPMVQPERTSLLDPTCEPKQVDGSRVLFEFKVDSCGTRAMVGESYMVYENEILHDRQLIVDGPNFISRESQFKLTVRCFYPLSGVNRLSVDRIFRSETPGFGSIKVFESLKDSSNKVDAHDCSHQDSGYTISTPTNQVQQTPAARGILPHPAIRPQPKLGSSHFIRVPGGHNKLVSYSKELQTFPILNPSPDPQTVGAYQVPQQISSHPGHLMSKTEGQNIFNPLSSFAPRYDQVLHSSIQLSNLNTPSLNFAGMKGENSGPRDDIPALVLDSLSGTPDSPVSEQLQSSLGSSAQILSHHGSSGGGTEMANMEERAASQPQSLYDPFQASNLHQDLQSPTQDNPDLHSITGSKLILPSRERKYVPADTKHKNTIPDSSRGTQDSVSNELTSTATSQVDPNLERTGSIERRNIETFQSRVQNIRVKPTTKFVSSGHLNHKPVIKQTNAQIFNPSQYSTGLTAVSNDGNHWTSQQLQDHRGPNTRQEHLPGKTGFQKLKQEQGVHSFRVKLHQSASVITDLSPNQQGHQQKPVHQKHQQILMQSVAETGNRGGQEFASSLRNVLHPTGTSHIRVRPGPGLSGGVQIHYQSRLQNLQNPDSVSSTLQNTSNIPVNIREYKPADTNIQSNPTAGGAGYTGPDGSTDMSSDPVIHTSSDCGSPYGSSVHQGIMRGKLIS
- the LOC108890048 gene encoding uncharacterized protein LOC108890048 isoform X1, whose product is MKTAAFIIGLIFICCQFTEQTAAEGFKQTVVQSECRDRYLWIQVTSVQMPRFEAVDGNGVHSISEQLASHCGYTISTFKRDGFTTFRASYYSCFTQSQNDEVFTFRFNVIVSDGSGGWLSHLVSEVCSGLIWTHREIICEEDYMEVNVDRESSCGGQWGESGQVWQAALSQAKRTASSVWQLMFLQSDGQVSSMSISEAQNRGYSLTTTAQRVVLRSSYKQSHAQVITVDGIPVEVIQISLFFKKKLTVVMIDMSMACTVNSGSFDGAWLLWDIPWVMTPLVERVATFESRSLGVGVEGVLLDEPTATTRGFSLVQQGRLVQIGVPFGAEGGYWKSLVVNNMYKERYMIFVLYEHIFSLLYEDGSSIDTRHRMLRELDTPLLCRPPFSLDQTISDDQVFSIYLGNIPADVILEEVWINRKQLMIAESIKGGISISPVVHANGSRAYKLQLPFEDNVVHWMYLGGGVVQYSIDINFTLTIMPQRDSYHHHTSITAQVFDAFPPEITAQCSDGGIAFSVVRPPRAKSLWEVGVNHEPLTSQLAAQRGYHLHNDAHKTTLEVPVFSIGYTYEGINLANFYGTFKLLLRDSKTLEVQTSTSKRCLFKTEDMMVCSADGTMTVVTTLTSTWPMVQPERTSLLDPTCEPKQVDGSRVLFEFKVDSCGTRAMVGESYMVYENEILHDRQLIVDGPNFISRESQFKLTVRCFYPLSGVNRLSVDRIFRSETPGFGSIKVFESLKDSSNKVDAHDCSHQDSGYTISTPTNQVQQTPAARGILPHPAIRPQPKLGSSHFIRVPGGHNKLVSYSKELQTFPILNPSPDPQTVGAYQVPQQISSHPGHLMSKTEGQNIFNPLSSFAPRYDQVLHSSIQLSNLNTPSLNFAGMKGENSGPRDDIPALVLDSLSGTPDSPVSEQLQSSLGSSAQILSHHGSSGGGTEMANMEERAASQPQSLYDPFQASNLHQDLQSPTQDNPDLHSITGSKLILPSRERKYVPADTKHKNTIPDSSRGTQDSVSNELTSTATSQVDPNLERTGSIERRNIETFQSRVQNIRVKPTTKFVSSGHLNHKPVIKQTNAQIFNPSQYSTGLTAVSNDGNHWTSQQLQDHRGPNTRQEHLPGKTGFQKLKQEQGVHSFRVKLHQSASVITDLSPNQQGHQQKPVHQKHQQILMQSVAETGNRGGQEFASSLRNVLHPTGTSHIRVRPGPGLSGGVQIHYQSRLQNLQNPDSVSSTLQNTSNIPVNIREYKPADTNIQSNPTAGGAGYTGPDGSTDMSSDPVIHTSSDCGSPYGSSVHQGIMRGKLIS